From the genome of Hydrogenothermus marinus:
TATGATATATTAATAAGTTAATAATCACTAAATTTAGAGGAGTAAAGATGGCTGAAGCTTTAAGTCAACAACCTTCATGGTGGCAAACACATAAATTTACAATAGCAAGAAATACTGTGTATATTTCTATAGTAATAGCACTTATATTAATTCCTGAACTTAAGATAATAAAAGTAGATATTGCCCATAATGAGTCATGGCTATTTGGAGAAAGAAGAAGTTTAATAGATGGTCTTATTCCTGTAATTGCCGCTCTTGGATTTTTTGCAATACTTGTTATTGTTATAAATATGATCCAAGGAAGACTTTTCTGTGGTTTGATATGCCCAGGAGGATGGTTTGCAGAAATTCAAGAAAAAATCAAAAGAAAAATAGGAAAGCATCATAAGTTAGCTTATATTTTTATAACATTTATTTCAACTATAGCATTTGCTGCTTTATTCTTTAACTGGGTAACAGATTTAAGAGTATTTTTCTACTATACAAATCCTTCATTTATACCTATGTGGGTTGCTTTTTTAGTAGCATTCCCAATATTTTTCTGGGAATTATACATAGGAAAAAGATGGTGTAGAACTTTCTGCCCTACAGGGATATACCAAAAATTAACTCCTCATTTTTACTACTATAAACCTGCACTTATACCACCTTATACAACTAAAGATTGTGGAACTTGTAGAGAATGTTTAAAAGCTTGTCCAATGGCATTAGATCCAAGAAAAATAGCTTTAATGGAAGATACAATAAATAGACCAGGTCTTTCTTCTTGTATTGTCTGTGGAGAATGTGTTGACGCTTGTACAGATGTGTGGGCTAAAAAAGGCAAACCTCCAATTCTTGGCTTTTTACATGAAGTACCTGTAAGACAAGTATGAATTTAGATTGTATCCTATTGGCAGGTGGCCAAAGCAAAAGAATGGGAAGGGATAAAGCATTCCTTCCCTTTGACAATAAAACTTTTTTAAGAAATATATTAGAAACCTTAGATAATGTATGCCAAAAAATTATAATCGTTGTAAATAAAGATTTTTCTTTATATGAAAATCAGATAAAAGATTTAAGCTCTAACATAATCCTTACCAAAGATATAAATCCTTATGAAGGTCCTTTAAATGGAGTTATTTCAGCAAAAGATTATATTAAAAATGATTCTGTTTTTATAGCTACCTGTGATACACCTATTATTAGTACTAAAATAATTAAGTTTTTATATGAAAATATAGAAGATTACGATACAATTATTCCAAATATTGATGGGAAATATCAATTTTTAAACACTATATATAAAAAAGATTCATTAGAAAAAGCAAAGCAAATTTACAATTCAGGAATAAAATCTTTAAAAAAATGGGTTGACAGTTTAAATAAGAAGATTATTAATAAAGATATACTAAAAAAGATAGATAATAATCTTTTAATGTATGAAAGTATAAATACGCCAAAAGATTATAAAAAATTTATTTCAAATTTTAAGGATAGCTAATGGATAATTTTAGTAAAGATAAGATAAATATAAATTCGGCAGTTGCAGCTTTACCTATTGCTATAATAGTTATAGCAATATTCTTTTTCTTATTTCCACCTTTTAAGACTATAGAAAGTGGTAATGTAGGAATAAAAATAACCCTTGGTAAATATGATAATGAGGAATTAAAACCGGGACTTCATTTTAAAATACCTTTAGTCCAAGAAATTAAAGTTGTAGATGTAAGAGTTCATACAATTAATTATAAAGGAAACCAAGATAGGCCAGACAAAGAAGGATTAATAGAAAAACCAGCAATAAATGTACTTGATGCAAGGGGATTACCAGTAAGAATAGAAATGACTGTCCAATATAGAATAATTCCAGATCAAGCTTCAGAATTAATTCAAGAATGGGGATGGAACTGGGAAGATAAAATGATTAATCCTACAATTAGAGATATTGTTAGAGATGTAATAGGACAGTATCCGGCAGAACAACTTCCTATAAAAAGACAAGAAATAGGAACAAAAATAGAGCAAGGAATAGAAAAATCTATTAAAGAAGTTTCACATAATAAAGTTGAAGTTGTTGGTGTCCAACTTAGAGATATTAAACTACCACCAAGAATTGCTCAAAAAATAGAAGAAGTTCAGATAGCAAAACAAGAAGCAGAAAAAATGAAATATGTAGAAGAAAAGGCTAAAAAACAACAAGAGATAAAGAGAATAGAAGCTGAAACTAAAAAGATTCAAAAAGTTATAGCAGCAGAAGCAGAAGCAGAAAAGAAAATTAAAGAAGCAGAAGGAATAGCAAAAGCAAATAAACTTATAAGTCAATCTATAGATAAGAATGTATTAAAATGGAGAGAGCTAGAAATTCAAGAGAAATTAATGGAAGCTTTAAAAGAAAATAAAAATAATAATATTTTCTTAAATACCCCAGCAGGAAATATGCATTACTGGTTAAATACACCTAAAAAATAGTTTTTTAAAGTTTCTTAACTTGTCTAATTAGCATATCTATAAGATAATTATACTTATTCCTTTCTTTGTTGAGGTTTTTATATGGAAAAAGTAAAAGTTATTATAGATGGAAAACAGATAGAAGTTGATAAAAATACAACAGTTTTAGAAGCAGCAAAAAAACTAAATATATTAATACCTACATTCTGTTATAACGAAAAACTACCAATATTTGGCGGTTGTAGAATTTGTCTAGTATGGGATAAAAAGCAAAAAAGAAGTATTATAGCTTGTGGAACTTATGTTTATGATGGAATGGAAATAGAAACCTTAAATGATGAAGTCTTTAAAGATAGACAATTTATTTTAGAAATGCTTTTTACAAGACACCCTTTAGACTGTCCTATATGCGATAAAGCAGGAGAATGTGATTTACAAAACTGGGGAACTTATTATGGCCCCCAACATAACTTATATCCAATTACACCTTTTGAGAAAATAAGACCAGAAGATGATTGGCAAAGTGATTATTTAGAGTTTGTATCAAATAGATGCGTTCTTTGTTTAAAATGTGTAAGTGTTTGTGAAAATATAAATGGCTCAACTACTTTATTTCAAGAAGAAAGAGGATTTGAAATAGTCATTTCCCCAAATGAAAAACCTATGGATACTGCAAGTTCTTGTGAGATGTGTGGCCTTTGTGTTGATATATGTCCTGTTGGTGCAATTTTATTTAAACCATTTAAGTTTAATGCTCGTCCTTGGCTTTTAAAAGAAAAAGTTTCATATTGTGGATTTTGTAGTATGAACTGCCCTGTAGCAATAGATTATGATGATAAAAAACAAAAAATATACAGAATTCGTTCAACTGCAGATTTAAATATATGTGCAGGAGCATATCTTGGATATGATATCCAATCTAAAAATAGATTAAAAGATGCTTTAATAAAAGGAGAAAAAGTATCTTATGATGAAGCTATAGAAAAAATAGCTAATATTATAAGTGAAAATCCAAAAGAAACTGCATTTATACCATCTTCATTTAGCACTAACGAAACATATAAGCAGATAAATGAATTACAAGATAAAACAGGAATTAGAATATCATCTATAATAACTGCAGATTTATATCCAGTAGTTAAAGGATTTGAAGAAATTGCAGAAGAAGAATACAGTTTAGATTTTTCTAATATTGAAAAATCAGAAAAAATAGTAATAGTAGGAGATGATGTATCGGCAATTACACCTGTAATATCTTATTACTTTAAGTCTCAGTATAGACTTGGAAATAAAATTTATAATGATAAAAAAGTAATATATATTGGAAATAATATTAAAAACAGTCAAAAATTCTTTCCAGAAATTATAAATAAAGATATATTTGATTTAGATTTATCAATTTTTGATGAAAAAACATCAGTCTTATA
Proteins encoded in this window:
- a CDS encoding molybdenum cofactor guanylyltransferase; its protein translation is MNLDCILLAGGQSKRMGRDKAFLPFDNKTFLRNILETLDNVCQKIIIVVNKDFSLYENQIKDLSSNIILTKDINPYEGPLNGVISAKDYIKNDSVFIATCDTPIISTKIIKFLYENIEDYDTIIPNIDGKYQFLNTIYKKDSLEKAKQIYNSGIKSLKKWVDSLNKKIINKDILKKIDNNLLMYESINTPKDYKKFISNFKDS
- a CDS encoding 4Fe-4S binding protein produces the protein MAEALSQQPSWWQTHKFTIARNTVYISIVIALILIPELKIIKVDIAHNESWLFGERRSLIDGLIPVIAALGFFAILVIVINMIQGRLFCGLICPGGWFAEIQEKIKRKIGKHHKLAYIFITFISTIAFAALFFNWVTDLRVFFYYTNPSFIPMWVAFLVAFPIFFWELYIGKRWCRTFCPTGIYQKLTPHFYYYKPALIPPYTTKDCGTCRECLKACPMALDPRKIALMEDTINRPGLSSCIVCGECVDACTDVWAKKGKPPILGFLHEVPVRQV
- a CDS encoding prohibitin family protein → MDNFSKDKININSAVAALPIAIIVIAIFFFLFPPFKTIESGNVGIKITLGKYDNEELKPGLHFKIPLVQEIKVVDVRVHTINYKGNQDRPDKEGLIEKPAINVLDARGLPVRIEMTVQYRIIPDQASELIQEWGWNWEDKMINPTIRDIVRDVIGQYPAEQLPIKRQEIGTKIEQGIEKSIKEVSHNKVEVVGVQLRDIKLPPRIAQKIEEVQIAKQEAEKMKYVEEKAKKQQEIKRIEAETKKIQKVIAAEAEAEKKIKEAEGIAKANKLISQSIDKNVLKWRELEIQEKLMEALKENKNNNIFLNTPAGNMHYWLNTPKK
- a CDS encoding 2Fe-2S iron-sulfur cluster-binding protein, producing MEKVKVIIDGKQIEVDKNTTVLEAAKKLNILIPTFCYNEKLPIFGGCRICLVWDKKQKRSIIACGTYVYDGMEIETLNDEVFKDRQFILEMLFTRHPLDCPICDKAGECDLQNWGTYYGPQHNLYPITPFEKIRPEDDWQSDYLEFVSNRCVLCLKCVSVCENINGSTTLFQEERGFEIVISPNEKPMDTASSCEMCGLCVDICPVGAILFKPFKFNARPWLLKEKVSYCGFCSMNCPVAIDYDDKKQKIYRIRSTADLNICAGAYLGYDIQSKNRLKDALIKGEKVSYDEAIEKIANIISENPKETAFIPSSFSTNETYKQINELQDKTGIRISSIITADLYPVVKGFEEIAEEEYSLDFSNIEKSEKIVIVGDDVSAITPVISYYFKSQYRLGNKIYNDKKVIYIGNNIKNSQKFFPEIINKDIFDLDLSIFDEKTSVLYSTSTLKGEKSYQFGKILGNIYKEKKSKIFIIPPQANAIGVFNNLKITDYIVDILKDIENGKIKNLILSGEEIFDYFDKEYLENILEKLENLIVISPFEDGITEKADIAIGSSLWFEEEGTLESLFGERKLKPALKVLFKEKDIIKTIIEKVKYYPFSVRENKKSFTFYDFEKFRKQNINIYDFSYFSKRSNNLQNWKNKKEAGELLK